The Vibrio gazogenes DNA segment GATCTGAAGTGGATTTCTTGGTCCGGCGTTCACTGGCCCGGCAACTTTGCTTGCCAGAACGATCTTCTCTCTCTTACCTGACTTTTCAAGCCAGTGGCCGATAAATTCTTCTGTTCTTCCCTGAGTCTCCGGAGAAGGGGGGATGGGATAGACTTCAGCGGTATCGATAAAATTCACGCCTCGTTCGAGGGCGTAGTCAAGTTGGCTGCAAGCATCATCACATGTATTTTGTTGACCGAAGGTCATGGTGCCAAGGCAGATTTTACTGACTTCTAATGTTGAGTGAGGCAGCTTTGTATAATGCATATGACTTCCTTTCTTGTTAGAGGACCAATTATCCAGTAGCTCCGACTGCATATCTTCATTAGGTTTGAGCGTGGTTATATATGCTTCGCCATTCACTATAAGCGAAATTCCTATCGAAAAGGAAATAGAAATTAATCGTAAATCATTGATGAAGAATAACCAGTATCACGCTGAATCACTCAAGATGAGGGGGCTGTGCGTTGTGGTGTGTTGTAAGGAGTAAATGATACTGTCGCTATATGAAATGATGAGCGAGGATCTGTGCGGTAAATTGCGTCCGTAGATAAAACCCTCGGGGACGTGTACGGATTAATTTTCCGTTATAACCGTAAGCTTCCGTTTTGACACGACCATTGGCTGCTTTCGGGCGTAATTGAAGGATCTCTCCATGTCTGGCGGTGATTTGCTCGATCTGTCCTAGAACAATGAACTCCATGAGCTCTTCCCAGTCATTTTTGAGTTGTGCCTCTTGTTCTGGTGAGGGACTCCATAATAGTGGTGCACCGACTTTTCTGTCAGAAAGCGGAATATCGCGTTCTCCTTCAACGGGGATCCAGAGGACTCGTGACAATTTGTTCCTGACATGGCTGTTTTCCCACGTCAAACCATGGACACCTGTGAGTGGTGCTACGGAGACGAATGTGGTTTCGAGTGGCTTGCCAACATAGCTGATGGGAATACTTTTTAGTTCAATGCCCAGTTTTTCAAAATCTTGTTGCGGTTTACTTCCTGCTGTTGCCCCCAAATGCCATTCGAGAAGTTGCCCGACCCAGCCTTTATCTTTTTTCAGATCCATCGGGACTTTCATCCGGGCCATGTCTGCAAGTTCTGCAAAACTGAGTCCGGCTATCTCCCAAGCTCTGTCAAGTAATTCACGCTCTGTCTTTGGTTCTGGTCTCATAAGATTTTTCGGATATTCGTCGTGGAAGTGCATCCGTTCAGGATGTAATACGCGTTAGTTTAACAGATGAAATGAGAGGTCGTCATGGGTTCTCTGAAAGTGCTTTTCGCTGATGATGTCCTCAGTTTATCCACAGGATGCTGATGTGTAATGATTTATTGCTTCAGGATATGGATGTATATACAGGTTTTTTCGGCGGGTTCTGTTATTTTTTCAGCAAAATCGCGATTGTCGTGTGGATAAATATGGTGGTGGTTGATCTTTGTTCAATGTGGTGAGGTGATTGATCCTTGTGAATCAAATTGGGATCATAAGTGTGATGTATTTTAATTTAAATCATTGATAAATAAAGGCTAATTTAATTTGCGTCGTGGTCGTTAAAAGATTTGTTGCGAGGATAGAATCTAAATATTGTGAGTAATCTATCACTTTTTCACATAGTTACTCACAGAAAAGGTGAATAAGATCCGCTAAATTTGTCATCTTGTGTTAATAAGTTACTTATCTGCTATGAAATATCAAATTTAGTCCACCGGGTATTTTTGTTTTTATTGTCAATGGATATTTGCTACATCTGGGGATCTATGAAAAAATCAGGAGAAGTTAATTTTTATTAGAGGTTTGCCAGTGATAGATGGCGATGGTTATCGACTGAATGTCGGAATTGTAATCTGCAACAACCATGGTCAGGTATTCTGGGCGAAACGATACGGACAACACTCTTGGCAATTCCCTCAGGGCGGAATTGATCATGGTGAAACTCCGGAACAAGCGATGTTCCGAGAGTTATACGAAGAGGTTGGTTTAACAAAAACGGATGTGAAGGTCATTGGTTCTAGTCGTCATTGGTTAAAGTACAAACTTCCCAAACGATTGGTACGCTGGGATTCTCAACCTGTCTGTATTGGACAAAAACAGAAATGGTTTCTTCTGCGTTTAGAGTGTCATGAGTCTAAAATTAACATGCAGCGTGGAGTAACCCCTGAATTTGATGGTTGGCGTTGGGTGAGTTATTGGTATCCGGTAAGGCAGGTTGTTTCCTTTAAACGCGATGTTTATCGGCGAGCAATGAAAGAGTTTGCCTCTATTGCGATGCCATTTAAAGCACGGAAAGTAAAAGGTAAACGGAAAGGGAAAAGAGGATAAACATGCTCTCTCAGCTTCGGGACATTATGGAACAGGTTTCAAAAGTTGAAGATGTTCATCAGGCCTTTGATATTCTGGTGCAACAAACCTGTGAAGCAATGAATACTGAATGCTGCACGATTTATCTCGCTAATGAAGAAAAATTACGCCTTGAATTGATAGCGACGCAAGGGCTGAAATTTAAAGGCAACAAAATACATATCGGTTTTGACGAGGGGTTGGTCGGATTAGTTAAACGTTCTGCTGAACCGATCAATCTGGCCGAAGCCTCTAAACATCCTAGCTTCAAATACTTCAGACAACTTGGCGAAGAGGTGTACCAAAGCTTTTTAGGTGCCCCTATTATTTACCGCAAACAAGTGCTGGGCGTTTTGGTTGTCCAGCAACGTTCTCCCCGTCAATTTAGTGAAATCGAAGAATCCTTTATGGTGACGCTTTCAGCTCAGTTAGCTGTTTTGGTCGCCCATGCGCAGTCTCAAGGTCTTTGGTCTCTGGCAAAACAACAACCGGTCGTGCGTGGTATTGGGGTGTCTCCGGGGGTCGCTATTGGTGAGTTCTGGTGGGATAACTCTCAACCGGAGCTAGAGAATGTTTTGCCAGCATCGACGCTCGACGTCAAGAAAGAACAGGAGTGGTTATCCAGAGCGGTTGAAATGGCTCTGAGCGATTTTCGGCGAATGCGTAAGAAATTGGATGGTGACATTCACAAAGAAACGCTGGCTATTTTTGATCTGTTTACCCATTTACTCAATGATCCGATGTTACGTAAAGATCTGAAAGAGCAGATCCTCAAAGGTGATCGAGCGGACTGGGCCTTACGTCAGGTGGTTGAGGCATATGTCGAACGCTTTTCCCAAATGTCGGATGTTTACCTGCGAGAAAGAGCTCAAGATGTCCGGGAGCTCGGGCAGCGGATGTTGTACTTTTTGTACAACAGTGAACAGGATGAGTTGGCGCTGGAAAAGCCGATCATTCTTGTTGTCAGAGAATTAACCGCCTCAATTCTGGCCAGTATTCCAAAAGATAAACTCTTGGCGGTGGTCTCACTCGAAGGTGCTGCTAACTCCCATGCTGCGATTCTCTCCCGAGCCTTGGGAATTCCTGCCATCATGGGCGTTTCCTTAAATTTTAAAGAAATTAATAATCAATTAGCGATTGTCGATGGTTACAGTGGCTTCATTCATATCTCACCGGATTCTGAGGTTCTGGCCGAATACCAAGAGCTGATGGAAGAAGAAGGTGAGTTGTCCGAAATGGTCAATCAAAGCCTTGCTGAGAAAGCGATTACGAGCGATGGATATCCGGTCAATATTTTGCTGAATGCAGGGCTGAATACCGAAAACAATACCGCAGTGAATCAAGGGGTGGATGGTGTCGGTTTGTACCGGACCGAAATCTCGTTCTTATTACAGAATCGTTTTCCTTCCGAAGAAGAACAGACTCAAATTTATCGTCAGGTTCTATGCTCGCACCCCGACAAGATGGTTGTGATGAGAACGTTAGATGTCGGCGGTGACAAGCCTTTACCTTATCTGCCAATTGAAGAAGATAATCCATTTTTAGGGTGGCGTGGTATCCGTTTCACACTTGATCATCCGGATATTTTTCTGATTCAACTTCGGGCAATGCTCAAAGCCAGTATAGAGACGAGTAATCTGGGTATTTTGTTACCGATGATTTCTGGCATGAAAGAACTCGATGATGCGCTGGCTTTTATTGAACAAGCATTTATGGAAGTCTCGGCAGTGGATGACCGAGTGAAAATGCCTGCAATCGGGATTATGCTTGAAGTGCCATCGATGATTTACCTTTTACCTCAGATGGCTGATCGGGTTGACTTTATTTCAGTGGGAACAAACGATCTGACACAATATTTATTAGCGGTTGATCGGAACAATGCCCGAGTTGCTGATGTCTATGAATCCATGCATCCGTCAGTCTTGATGGCGTTAAAGCATATCTCTGATGTGTGCCATCAGCATCAGATTAATGTCTGTGTGTGTGGTGAGCTTGCAGGGGATCCGATAGGGGCATTGCTTCTGATCGGTATGGGGTATCAGACATTGAGTATGAACACCGCGAACGTTGCGAAAGTGAAATACCTCATTCGTCATTCAGAAGTCAAAACGCTGGAAAAACTTGCATCGCAAGCACTGATGCAAAGCTATGGTCATGATATTTATAGTATGATGCGGACTTATTTTGAAGAGTTCGGTTTTGCTGGCTTTATCCGCGCCGGTAAACATTAAATTAATGTAAGGAACGAGCGTGACCATCACTTTTGTCTTGTTGTTGATTGTGTTAGGTGCTTTTGTCGGCGTGATGGCTGGGCTATTGGGTATCGGTGGTGGCTTAATTATTGTTCCGGCCCTGTTATTGTTATTTCCTCATATCGGCATCGCACCTGATATCGCGATGCAAGTGGCTTTGGCAACCTCTCTCTCCTGTATTATTCTGACCTCCGGCTCTTCGGCCTTGAATCATTTACGCTATGGCAATATCGATTTATTAGCCGTGAAATGGCTGACGCCCGGAATTGTTGCCGGAGGATTGATTGGCGCGACGCTTGCTGACGAGATGCCGAGCGGATACCTGCCCAAAGTATTTGGGATGATTGTTTTTTTTCTGGCGATACAAATGTTTCTCTCGATTCGTCAGCAGGTTACGAAACCGATGCCCGGGCAAGGTGCGATGTTATTGAGTGGAAGCTTAATTGGTATGATTGCCAGTTTGGCTGGTATCGGTGGCGGGGCGCTATCGGTGCCCTATCTCAACAAACATGGCGTAGAAATGCGTAAGGCAGTTGGCACATCATCACTCTGTGGCTGTGTGATTGCATTGTCTGGTATGGTGGGGTTTATCTGGCACGGTTTTTCAGTGAAAAACCTGCCTGAATTTAGTCTCGGGTATGTTTATTTACCTGCTTTGCTGTTTGTTTCCTGTGCGTCGATATTTACGACCAAAGTCGGAGCCAAGTTAGCGAGTGAGTTACCGACATCAGTATTGAAAAAAGTGTTTTCTGTTTTTCTGATGTTTATATCTGTTTATATGTTGCTGCGCTGAGCGTGGTATGTCATAAACCATTTTATATTGAATAAAGAGTAATGATTTATGTCTCAGGAATTCCTGCACTTTCCGAATATTGATCCTGTTTTAGTCTCCATTGGACCACTTTCGATCCGTTGGTATGGTGTTATGTATCTGCTAGGGTTCCTCTTTGCGACTTGGCTTGCGAACCGAAGAGCAGATAAGGAAGGCAGCGGGTGGACGAGAGAGCAGGTTTCTGACCTTTTGTTTGCCGGATTTGTAGGTGTGGTGATTGGCGGGCGTGTAGGCTATGTCCTGTTTTATGGATTTGAATATTTTCTGGCCGATCCATTATATCTGTTTAAGGTCTGGACCGGAGGGATGTCTTTCCATGGTGGTTTACTCGGTGTGATTACGGCAATGTTCTGGTATGCAAGGCGCAATCATCGCCAGTTTTTTGCCGTTGCGGACTTCGTCGCACCACTGGTTCCATTCGGACTTGCGATGGGGCGTTTAGGGAATTTTATGAATGGGGAGTTGTGGGGAAGAGTGACACATGTGCCTTGGGGAATGGTTTTTCCCGGTGCGGGGCCACTGCCACGCCATCCTTCCCAGTTGTATGAGTTCTTTTTGGAAGGTGTCCTCTTGTTTATCATCCTGAACCTCTTTATTCGCAAACCTCGTCCAGCGGGTTCGGTTGCCGGACTATTTCTGATTGGTTACGGTGCATGCCGCACATTTGTTGAGTATTTCAGAGAGCCGGATGCACAACTGGGCTTGTTTGCCGGATTCATCTCGATGGGGCAAATTCTTTCTTTACCGATGATTCTAGCCGGGGCACTGTTGATGGTTTGGGCTTATCGTCGTCATTCAGGTGTGTCAGCACAATAAATCGACATCTTAGAATAATGATTATTAGGTTGGCTAAATGGCTTTAAACGCATTAAAGACGAAGTTATCGAGACATATGACCGGGGATGCGAGAGCCCCGTTTGATACTTGTCATTATAAAACGCATAGTTTGAGTGTTGAATTGGGCGAAAGGATCGATAATTTTTGTCTGTTTCATGAAGTCGCTTATCAAGAACTAAACCGCAAATGTGAAGCATTGAATCATTTTTCTGCGAAGGTTAAGGCACAGCTTGAAGTGACAGATGATGATGAAGAACGAGAATATCTTCAGTATCGTGCTTCTCAATTTATTGGTTCAAATGATATGGATGTACAGCGAGTCAAAAACCTTGCTGATGAATCAGCCATTATCGGTTTGTGGGCTATTGTCGAGCAATTCTCTAAGCGGGCGTATGTGCTGCTGAAATCCAATTTATCCGGCGTTGAAGCATCAACGGTGAATCCGCCTTATCGATGGGATTTGATCGAAAATGCTTATCATGAATTTGGTTTGACACTGAATTTGCTCACGCATTACGACACCGTTAATGAACTTCGGGTCGTTAACAATAAAATCAAACATCTCTATCAGGTTGATAGTACTTTGGCTGCTTTTCCTCGTTTTGCCGATAAGGAGGGGCTTTCGATGATTCTCTTAGACTACCCTGTACACGAGTATGAAGAGGCGGTTTACCAGTTTCTGGGCCGTTTATTCGTATGGGTTGGGGAACAAATTGATGCCCATGGCGTTGTTAGTCCGGTCGAAAGCTAGTTGGGGATGAGGCGTATTTGGGGGCACTTGCTGAGACATTCTCAAGTAAAGGCCCTCGACTTAAGTTATTGGTCGAAGGCCTTGTGTCGTTATATTGCGACGGGGGCTTTTATCGATGGATACGGGTCATAGCCAACGATTTCGAAATCTTCAAAACGATAGTCATAAATCGACTCGGGGTGGCGTGAAATGCGCAATTCCGGTAACTGTCGTGGCTCTCGGGTGAGCTGTGTTTTAATTTGTTCCATATGATTCGAATACGCGTGTAAATCACCAAAACTGACCACAATTTCATGAGGTATCAGATCGCATTGTTGGGCGAGCATATGGGTGAGCAACGCCAATGAGGCAATGTTATAAGGTAACCCGAGGAAGCTGTCTGAGCTACGAATGTATAATTGTGCAGAGAGCTTGCCGTTTGAGACATAAAACTGATATAGCAAATGACAGGGTGGGAGTGCCATTTTCCCCTGACTGGCATTGTCTTGAGGCGCCATGGACTCGTCCGGTAAATATTCAACATTCCAGCCGTGGAATAGAATACGGCGACTGTTGGGATTATTTTTTAAAGCATCCACGACATAATCGATTTGATTGATACTCTCACCTGATTGTGTTGGCCATGCTGTCCACTGCTTGCCATAGATCGGGCCTAAGTCACCATCTTCCGTCGCCCATTCATCCCAGATCGAAACACCATTCGCTTTGAGCCATTTGGTATTGGTGTCGCCACTCAGGAACCAAATTAATTCGTTTGCGATACTTTTGAAGTGGAGCTTCTTGGTTGTAATGAGAGGAAAACCCTCTTGGAGGTTGTGTCGAATTTGACGGCCAAACACCGAAAGTGTACCGGTGCCGGTACGATCACCTTTGACATCACCGTTTTCCAGAATATCTTCCAATAATGCAATGTACTGCTTCATAACTTGCCTATTCACGAATTTTTTATCAGTTTAATGAATTTCCCGAAGACTTGTAAGGGGCAGTATCGAAGATATTTTTATGTTCGGATATATCGATGCTATAGATTGAAAACGACGATCATTTCGATCATGCTGATGATAGAATACGCTGTACTACTCTAAATTGAATCTGATTGATGGTCTGGGTATATGTCTCATTTGAATTACAATCACTTATATTATTTTTGGATGGTTTGTAAACAAGGATCGGTCACGAAAGCCGCCCAAGCTTTATTCCTGACACCACAAACAGTGACCGGGCAGATTAAAGCGCTTGAGGCACGTATGGATGGTCAGTTGATGAAACGTGCTGGGCGACGGGTTGAACCGACAGAGCTGGGACAGCTGGTTTATAAATATGCAGATCGTATGTATGGCTTGAGCTATGAGATGCTCGATATCGTCAACTATAGTCAGCGGGCAAATCTATTACTCGATGTTGGGGTTGCTGATGCCATTTCTAAACAGATCGTCAGTAAGATTTTGTCGTGCGCCGTTCCTGAAGATGAACATATTCATTTGCGTTGCTTTGAATCGACACATGAGCTGCTGCTTGAGCAGCTTTCGCAGCATAAACTGGATATGATTCTGTCTGATTGCCCAGTGGATTCTGCTCGTAGTCCCGGTTTATTTAGTAAAAAGCTGGGGGAAAATCAAATGTGCTTTTTCTCATATACGATGCCTCAAGAGCGCTCACTCATTGAATGCTTGTCTGGTGGAAAAATACTAATTCCGGGGAGTCGGACCGCAATGGGAAGAAGTGTGATGCACTGGTTTGATAGCCAGGGCATTCAACCTAATATTATGGGGGAGTTTGATGATGTCGCGCTGATGAAAGCCTTCGCCAGAGAACATCGAGAGGTCATTTTTTTAGCACCGTCACTCTATACAGAGGGAGGGAATGGTGATTTGCCGATACATTTGATCGATATAATTGATGAGTTGAAGGAAGAATATTTCGTTATCTTTGCTGAGCGGATGATTCAACATCCGGCTGTGAAACGTATATGTAGTGAAGATTTTAGTTATTTATCAGTATAATTGGTTCTTTTCCATGAGTAATTGCTTTAATATCTAGTACTTGCTTATTATATAAGTACAAGTTTTGTGATGCCGTAGCGAAAATAATAACCATTAATCGCGGTGAATGAACAGAAAGTAGAGTGATTTTGTAAGGCTGCAGGGTTGTAGCCGCTATGTATGAAATGAACCTGTCCATAAAGGGAGCCTTTCGTGAATCTTCAGGAAATGGAACAAAAATCAGCTAAAGCCGTTGTATTGCTCAAAGCAATGGCGAATGAGAGACGCCTCCAGATATTATGTTTACTGTTAGCACAGGAATTTTCAGTAGGTGAGTTGAGTGAGAAGCTTGAGTTGAGTCAGTCTGCATTATCGCAACATTTGGCGTTACTCCGTCGGGAGAAATTAGTTGCGACGCGGAAAGAAGCGCAGACGGTTTACTATTCGCTCAGTAGTCATGAAGTGAAAGAAATGATCGAGTTGTTGTATCGTCTTTATTGTTCGTAAACAGGCGTTGATTGATATCAGAGAAATAAAAAAACCGACAAAATGTCGGTTTTTTATTTTTGTATGAAGCAATTAATGCATTACAGCGCTTTGATTGCAGCAACAAAACGAGCTTTATGACGAGCTGCTTTATTCTTGTGGATCAGGCCTTTTGTTGCCATACGATCAAGAATTGGTGTTGCTTCAGTTAGTGCAGCAGTTGCAGCTTCTTTGTCGCCAGCTTTAATAGCAGCGACAGTTTTTTTCATATAAGTGCGCATCATTGAGCGGCGGCTCGCGTTGTGTTGACGATTTTTTTCCGCCTGAATAGCGCGCTTCTTAGCAGATTTACTATTTGCCAAGGGTCTACTCCCAAAAACTTTAGTTCAGTGACATTTTAAGGGCGGGAACTATCCCTTATTTACCTAAAAATGTCAATTCATTTGTGCAAAAACACAACGGACCAAAACATTTTTGGTATCGTTGGACATTCGCGGTTAAGATGGCGGGGATTCTAACAGCATTCTTTTTTGAATGCTAATACTTAATCTGCTCTTTCAATCGTCATCTTTTTTGGTGTTTATATGTCTCTGTACAAGCGTGATGTTGTATCGTTCGGTTTGAATCAATCGACATATTGTTGACACAACTATGATTTGAAAAGCAGCGCATTCTACGTTAAAAAACTGCACACAGGCAGAAAGTATTTTCAGCACGCCGGATAAAGCCAGCGCGATGCTTTTCATCCTGCTATATCAGTAAAGTCACCGGGATTATCTCGGATGCGATTTGACATATAAATAGAGGTAACGGTGAGTCAACGTCTTCTCAGGTCTGGACTGATTGTCAGTACCATGACACTGCTCTCGCGTGTTTTAGGATTATTTCGAGATATCGTGGTTGCGAATCTTATGGGGGCCGGTGCGAGTGCCGATGTGTTTTTCTTTGCCAATAAAATCCCCAATTTTTTACGCCGTTTATTTGCTGAAGGCGCTTTTTCACAGGCTTTTGTCCCCGTATTGACCGAATATCACGCTCAGGGGGATATGGACAAAACACGCCTGTTAATTGCCCGGGCTTCGGGGACGTTGGGCGTTCTCGTTTCGATCGTCACGTTGTTGGGGGTTCTTGGGTCTAGTGTTGTGACGGCTGTTTTCGGGGCTGGTTGGTTCCTCGATTGGTTACATGGCGGACCGTCAGCCGCAAAGTTTGAGCTGGCTAGCTTACTTCTCAAAATTACATTTCCTTATTTATGGTTTATCACCTTTGTTGCGTTGTCTGGTGCGATTTTAAATACGTTGGGTAAATTTGCGGTTTCTTCATTCACGCCGGTATTTCTGAACGTGATGATTATTGGTTCAGCACTGTTGATTTCCCCTCGACTGGCACAACCAGAGATTGGTTTAGCTTGTGGCGTATTTCTCGGTGGACTGGTTCAATTTCTGTTTCAGTTACCTTTTCTGATTAAAGCTGGTGTTTTTGTCTGGCCGAAATGGGGATGGAATGATCCCGGAGTACGAAAAATCAGAACCTTGATGATCCCGGCGCTATTCGGTGTGTCTGTTAGTCAAATCAATTTATTGTTTGATACCTTTATCGCCAGCTTTTTGCAAACAGGGTCAATTAGCTGGCTGTATTATTCGGACCGCTTGTTGGAATTTCCGCTCGGATTATTTGGTATCGCCATTGCTACCGTGATTTTGCCGGCATTATCAAGAAAGCATGTCGATGCTGAGCCTATCGGATTTGCGAATACAATGGATTGGGGGGTCCGGATGGTTTGTCTGTTGGGAATCCCTGCCACGCTTGGTTTGATCGTGTTAGCTCAACCGATGATTATGGTCTTGTTTATGCGTGGTGAGTTTACTTTAGTCGATGTGCAGCAGGCTGCGCTTTCGCTACAGGCATACGCTTCCGGTCTACTGTGTTTTATGTTGATCAAAGTACTGGCTCCGGGATACTACTCTCGTCAAGATACTAAAACGCCCGTCAAATATGGGATTGTGGCAATGGTCACCAACATGTTTTTTAATGCTGTATTTGCTTGGTTTTTCGGTTATGTCGGTTTGGCAATGGCGACTGCATTGTCAGCATTTGTCAACATGTCCTTACTATATCGAGGACTACATTTAGCCGCTGTATATCGGATGCAGCGTTCGACCATTCTATTTATTGGCCGGATTTTTGTTGCCAGTCTCATCATGAGTGTATGTCTTGCGTTGGGAGCAGACCATCTGGCGACTTGGGCTGAGTGGGGGACGTTAAAACGGGCGCTTATGTTGGCAGGGTTGATCGTGTCCGGTGCCTGTATTTATGGGGGCGTCAGCCTCATCAGCGGGATTCGGTTGAAAGATATCCGAGTGACCCAGTAGGTGTAGCCTCGCGTGTTTATATTGGGGAAAGTTGGTCTTTCTGTGAGACAGTCACATCATTAAAGCAGGATGTGGAACGCATTTGTTGGCTTGATTGACTTTCTTCTCCTGAGCTGAGGTTATATAATCCGTCGGTTTCATCACCAGAGAATTGAATCATAGGTTTTAAACGTCCGATATGGAATTAATCCGAGGTATTCATAACATACGTACTCAGCACCACGGTTGTGCGCTGACAATCGGGAATTTTGATGGTGTCCACCTCGGACATCAACAGGTACTGCGGTTAGTGTCAGAACAAGCCCGTGTATTGGGTGTTCCATCGATGGTGATGACTTTTGAACCACAGCCGATGGAGCTATTTAATCAACATCATGCTCCGGCTCGTTTGACACGCCTGCGCGATAAATTTGTGCAGTTGAGTCGACTCGACATTGATCGCCTGCTTTGTGTTAATTTTGATCATCAATTTGCTCAGTTAGATGCAGAAACCTTTATTCATGACTTGTTGGTCAAGCACTTGGGTGTTAAGTTTCTTGTCATTGGCGATGATTTTTGTTTTGGTCGGCAACGGCGCGG contains these protein-coding regions:
- the rpsT gene encoding 30S ribosomal protein S20, with the protein product MANSKSAKKRAIQAEKNRQHNASRRSMMRTYMKKTVAAIKAGDKEAATAALTEATPILDRMATKGLIHKNKAARHKARFVAAIKAL
- a CDS encoding sulfite exporter TauE/SafE family protein, producing the protein MTITFVLLLIVLGAFVGVMAGLLGIGGGLIIVPALLLLFPHIGIAPDIAMQVALATSLSCIILTSGSSALNHLRYGNIDLLAVKWLTPGIVAGGLIGATLADEMPSGYLPKVFGMIVFFLAIQMFLSIRQQVTKPMPGQGAMLLSGSLIGMIASLAGIGGGALSVPYLNKHGVEMRKAVGTSSLCGCVIALSGMVGFIWHGFSVKNLPEFSLGYVYLPALLFVSCASIFTTKVGAKLASELPTSVLKKVFSVFLMFISVYMLLR
- the ptsP gene encoding phosphoenolpyruvate--protein phosphotransferase; protein product: MLSQLRDIMEQVSKVEDVHQAFDILVQQTCEAMNTECCTIYLANEEKLRLELIATQGLKFKGNKIHIGFDEGLVGLVKRSAEPINLAEASKHPSFKYFRQLGEEVYQSFLGAPIIYRKQVLGVLVVQQRSPRQFSEIEESFMVTLSAQLAVLVAHAQSQGLWSLAKQQPVVRGIGVSPGVAIGEFWWDNSQPELENVLPASTLDVKKEQEWLSRAVEMALSDFRRMRKKLDGDIHKETLAIFDLFTHLLNDPMLRKDLKEQILKGDRADWALRQVVEAYVERFSQMSDVYLRERAQDVRELGQRMLYFLYNSEQDELALEKPIILVVRELTASILASIPKDKLLAVVSLEGAANSHAAILSRALGIPAIMGVSLNFKEINNQLAIVDGYSGFIHISPDSEVLAEYQELMEEEGELSEMVNQSLAEKAITSDGYPVNILLNAGLNTENNTAVNQGVDGVGLYRTEISFLLQNRFPSEEEQTQIYRQVLCSHPDKMVVMRTLDVGGDKPLPYLPIEEDNPFLGWRGIRFTLDHPDIFLIQLRAMLKASIETSNLGILLPMISGMKELDDALAFIEQAFMEVSAVDDRVKMPAIGIMLEVPSMIYLLPQMADRVDFISVGTNDLTQYLLAVDRNNARVADVYESMHPSVLMALKHISDVCHQHQINVCVCGELAGDPIGALLLIGMGYQTLSMNTANVAKVKYLIRHSEVKTLEKLASQALMQSYGHDIYSMMRTYFEEFGFAGFIRAGKH
- a CDS encoding ArsR/SmtB family transcription factor, whose translation is MNLQEMEQKSAKAVVLLKAMANERRLQILCLLLAQEFSVGELSEKLELSQSALSQHLALLRREKLVATRKEAQTVYYSLSSHEVKEMIELLYRLYCS
- the lgt gene encoding prolipoprotein diacylglyceryl transferase, with the translated sequence MSQEFLHFPNIDPVLVSIGPLSIRWYGVMYLLGFLFATWLANRRADKEGSGWTREQVSDLLFAGFVGVVIGGRVGYVLFYGFEYFLADPLYLFKVWTGGMSFHGGLLGVITAMFWYARRNHRQFFAVADFVAPLVPFGLAMGRLGNFMNGELWGRVTHVPWGMVFPGAGPLPRHPSQLYEFFLEGVLLFIILNLFIRKPRPAGSVAGLFLIGYGACRTFVEYFREPDAQLGLFAGFISMGQILSLPMILAGALLMVWAYRRHSGVSAQ
- the mutH gene encoding DNA mismatch repair endonuclease MutH, which gives rise to MRPEPKTERELLDRAWEIAGLSFAELADMARMKVPMDLKKDKGWVGQLLEWHLGATAGSKPQQDFEKLGIELKSIPISYVGKPLETTFVSVAPLTGVHGLTWENSHVRNKLSRVLWIPVEGERDIPLSDRKVGAPLLWSPSPEQEAQLKNDWEELMEFIVLGQIEQITARHGEILQLRPKAANGRVKTEAYGYNGKLIRTRPRGFYLRTQFTAQILAHHFI
- a CDS encoding thymidylate synthase, with protein sequence MKQYIALLEDILENGDVKGDRTGTGTLSVFGRQIRHNLQEGFPLITTKKLHFKSIANELIWFLSGDTNTKWLKANGVSIWDEWATEDGDLGPIYGKQWTAWPTQSGESINQIDYVVDALKNNPNSRRILFHGWNVEYLPDESMAPQDNASQGKMALPPCHLLYQFYVSNGKLSAQLYIRSSDSFLGLPYNIASLALLTHMLAQQCDLIPHEIVVSFGDLHAYSNHMEQIKTQLTREPRQLPELRISRHPESIYDYRFEDFEIVGYDPYPSIKAPVAI
- the rppH gene encoding RNA pyrophosphohydrolase — its product is MIDGDGYRLNVGIVICNNHGQVFWAKRYGQHSWQFPQGGIDHGETPEQAMFRELYEEVGLTKTDVKVIGSSRHWLKYKLPKRLVRWDSQPVCIGQKQKWFLLRLECHESKINMQRGVTPEFDGWRWVSYWYPVRQVVSFKRDVYRRAMKEFASIAMPFKARKVKGKRKGKRG
- the nhaR gene encoding transcriptional activator NhaR, encoding MSHLNYNHLYYFWMVCKQGSVTKAAQALFLTPQTVTGQIKALEARMDGQLMKRAGRRVEPTELGQLVYKYADRMYGLSYEMLDIVNYSQRANLLLDVGVADAISKQIVSKILSCAVPEDEHIHLRCFESTHELLLEQLSQHKLDMILSDCPVDSARSPGLFSKKLGENQMCFFSYTMPQERSLIECLSGGKILIPGSRTAMGRSVMHWFDSQGIQPNIMGEFDDVALMKAFAREHREVIFLAPSLYTEGGNGDLPIHLIDIIDELKEEYFVIFAERMIQHPAVKRICSEDFSYLSV